Below is a window of Hydrogenimonas sp. SS33 DNA.
TTGGACGTCCCCTGTGTGTTGGGCGGGTGGGGTTGCTGGGTCCGAACTGCGTTGAATATTTCCATCGGTTAGATCCTCCGTTTCATTGGCTTTGAAAAAATATCGGTCCTATCGGATATTTGTTTAGAACATCTGCCAGAAAGCCATTATCATGCCCATGTCGGAGATCGCGGCAGGGTACCGGTGGTATAATGACATCCGAAAAGAGAGGAAAATAAAGGGATGCGAGAGATGAAAGTGGCACTTCATTGTCATTCGGCCCTGCTTGAAAAAAGCCTGGCAAAATTTCTGGATGGACATCTTTGTGAAGAAGATGAGGCCGATATCGTCATCTGCGATCATCCGCTTGAAAGCCTGAAACCGGTTTTTCGCATAGGAAATGAGAGTGAGGCCGATCTGAAAAAACCGTTTTCCAGATCACAGCTCATGATCAAGCTCGAAGAGAGGCTGAAGCAGCTCGGCCAGAAAAAAGAGATCGAGAAGTTTGTGATCGAAGAGAATGAAAGTCTCGAAGAAAAGATAGGGAAAGCGACGGAAAACTTTGTCAAAGAGCTGGTTCTGTTGATACGGGAGCACTATGAAACGAAACGGTGAAAATCTGACGACACGCATCATCGGCGGAAAGTACAAGGGAAAGAAGATCACGCTTCCCTCCAAAGCGGTAACCCGCAGTTCGAAGGCGCGCCTGAGGGAGTCGCTTTTCAATACCCTTCAGTTCGACCTGCTCGACAAAAACTTCATCGAAATGTTCGGAGGGAGCGGGTCGGTAGGGCTGGAAGCGTTGAGCCGCGGGGCGAAACGGGCATGGTTCATCGAACTCGACAGTGACTCCTTCAGGACCCTTCAGGCCAACTGCCGCACGATAGACCCCGGCAGTTGCGACATACGCAAGGGCGACGCGTTTGCCGTCCTGCCCCACATCCTTTCGGAACTGAAGCAGAAGGGGGAGCGTGCCTACCTCTATATTGACCCGCCGTTCTCCATTCGCGAAGGGTATGAAGAGATCTACGATAAGGTGGTCGAAACTGTCGCGAAACTGCCTGCCGAGACTGTTGAAAAGGTGATCGTCGAGCATATGACGCGCTACCCTTTCCCCGATGAAATCGGCCCTTTCCGCAGGACGAAATTCAAAAAATTCGGCAAAAGCGCCCTCAGCTACTACGAGAGCCGGTAGTTTGGAACTACTGATGTTACGCAAAGCTTGAGCAAAGTCCATGCTTTGGCGGGGACTGGCCGTCCTCTGCACCCCCCTAAAGCTTCGAAATCGAAGATTTCGAGAAGACGTTACGCAAAATGCGTAACATCTGTTTGGAACGTAAATTGCTTTCGTAACGGCAAAGCGGGCGGTATCGCCCGAAGCGTTACGAAAGGAATGACGTGAGACGGACGGTTTTTCTCTTTCTCTTCCTGGTGCCGATCTTCGTACAGGCGGCAAAAATCAAGGAAATCAGCAATATTCTGGGGGTGAGGGACAACCAACTCATCGGGTACGGCCTGGTCGTCGGTCTCAACAAAACCGGTGACGGCACCACCTCCAAATTCACGCTTCAAACCATCTCCAACATGCTCCAGTCGATGAACGTCAAACTCGACCCCAAGGATATCAAGTCGAAAAACGTCGCGGCGGTGATGGTGACCGCCACCCTGCCGCCTTTCGCGAGGCAGGGGGACAAACTCGACGTGGTCGTCTCTTCTATGGGAGACGCCAAATCCCTGGAGGGCGGAACGCTGCTGATGACCCCCCTCAAGGGCGTCGACGGGCGCATTTACGCGCTTGCGCAGGGGTCCATCACCATCGGCGGCCGCAACGGCCGCGGCGGCGGCACACTCAACCACGCCACCGCCGGCCGCATTCCCGGGGGTGCCCTAGTGGAGCAGGAGGTTCCTTTCGACCTCTATTCCCAGAAACTGGCGACCCTCAGCCTCAAAACCGCCAACTTCCAGAATGCGGTCTCCATTCAGAAGATTCTCAACCGCTTCTACAAAAAGCGTGTCGCCGTTGCCGTCGATGCGAGAACCATCCGGCTGAAAAAGCCGGAGAATCTCAGCATGACCGAATTTCTGGCCCAGGTGGGGGACCTCTCCATCGATTACGAAACGCTCCCCAAAATCGTCATCGACGAGCGGACCGGAACGGTGGTGGCGGGCGTGGATGTCGAAGTGGAACCGGTCATGATCACCCACGGGGACATCGTCATCAAGATCGACGAGAGAAAACGTCTGCCTGCCGTCACGAAAGGGAGCGGTGCGGTCAATATCGGCGCTTCGACGCAGGTCCAGCCGCAGAACAACGCCGTCGTGACACGCTCGGGCGCCACGACCGTTGCCAATATCGCCAGGTCGCTGAAGAAGCTGGGTGCGACGCCGAAAGACATCATTTCGATTCTTGAGGCGATGAAGGATGCCGGCGCCATTCACGCCGACCTCGAGATCATCTGAAAGGAGCGCAAGTGATGCAGATCGATTCCGTGGGGTACCGACCGCAGGTGCCGTCACTGACCGCATCGGACAGAAAACGCCTGAAGAAGGAGACCGACGCCTTCGAGGCGATCATCATCAAGATGCTGCTGGACAAGGCGATCGAGTCGAAAGAGTCCCTCCTGCCCAAAGATCCGGGCCGCGACATCTACCGCTCCATGATGAACGACGAGCGCAGCAAACAGCTCAGCGGGGCGTTCGGATACAGTGAGCTCCTTTTCAACTATTTGACGGAAAAAAGGACTTAACGATTATTGAATTTTGCCGATAGTATAATTATAGATAGAACTATCATGACAAAAGGGAGCATAAAATGATTCGCAACGTCGGTGGACACAACAATACCGCCTATCTGAACGATGTCAAGAAAAACGATGTACAGGATGCGAACAACGTCGAAAAACAGACGCTCGCCAAACAGAGCCGCGTGGACGATCTGAAAAAACAGATCCAAAGCGGGGCGTATCAGATCGACCTGAAAGCGACGGCCACGAAGATGGCGCAGGAGCTGAAGCCCGATCTGTGACCAATTCGAGAGAAAAGGATGAGGGATGCTCACACACCACCTGGACAAGGCGCTGGAAGATCTGCAGTCGCTGATCGACCTGACACGCAGGGACATAGAGGACATCAAGGCCGCGAGGCACGATCCCATGTTCGCACGTATCGGGACGAAAGAGCATGCGCTGCTGGCTTTCGAGAACCGAAAGACGCTGATCGACAATGAGATCGGCGCCATCGTCCGGGCCCATCCCGATGCCGACCTTGAAACGCTTCTCGATGTACAGACGCGGGAGAAGCTGACGCAGCTGAGAACGAAACTTGAAGAGCTGCAGGAGCTGAATCGTTATTATGCACGTTTTGTCATTACGGTAGGAGAGTTCTACAATTCGCTCTATGAAGAGATGCTGCCCATAGAGCGTGACGGCTATACCGGTAAAAACGCGAAAGCGGCGGCACTGATGGAAGTGAGGGTCTGAGCCTTGGCTTCCATCTTCAACGCACTGCACATCGGATACAGCGGTCTCAAAACCTCCCAGATCGCCATCGATACGACCGGGCACAACATCGCCAATGCCCAAAACCCCGACTACACCCGCCAGCGGACGGTC
It encodes the following:
- the rsmD gene encoding 16S rRNA (guanine(966)-N(2))-methyltransferase RsmD, with translation MKRNGENLTTRIIGGKYKGKKITLPSKAVTRSSKARLRESLFNTLQFDLLDKNFIEMFGGSGSVGLEALSRGAKRAWFIELDSDSFRTLQANCRTIDPGSCDIRKGDAFAVLPHILSELKQKGERAYLYIDPPFSIREGYEEIYDKVVETVAKLPAETVEKVIVEHMTRYPFPDEIGPFRRTKFKKFGKSALSYYESR
- a CDS encoding flagellar basal body P-ring protein FlgI; this translates as MRRTVFLFLFLVPIFVQAAKIKEISNILGVRDNQLIGYGLVVGLNKTGDGTTSKFTLQTISNMLQSMNVKLDPKDIKSKNVAAVMVTATLPPFARQGDKLDVVVSSMGDAKSLEGGTLLMTPLKGVDGRIYALAQGSITIGGRNGRGGGTLNHATAGRIPGGALVEQEVPFDLYSQKLATLSLKTANFQNAVSIQKILNRFYKKRVAVAVDARTIRLKKPENLSMTEFLAQVGDLSIDYETLPKIVIDERTGTVVAGVDVEVEPVMITHGDIVIKIDERKRLPAVTKGSGAVNIGASTQVQPQNNAVVTRSGATTVANIARSLKKLGATPKDIISILEAMKDAGAIHADLEII
- a CDS encoding rod-binding protein, with the translated sequence MQIDSVGYRPQVPSLTASDRKRLKKETDAFEAIIIKMLLDKAIESKESLLPKDPGRDIYRSMMNDERSKQLSGAFGYSELLFNYLTEKRT
- a CDS encoding flagellar biosynthesis anti-sigma factor FlgM, producing the protein MIRNVGGHNNTAYLNDVKKNDVQDANNVEKQTLAKQSRVDDLKKQIQSGAYQIDLKATATKMAQELKPDL